The proteins below are encoded in one region of Desulfomicrobium apsheronum:
- the pth gene encoding aminoacyl-tRNA hydrolase: MTYDGLIVGLGNPGTKYARTRHNFGFMLADHLLEYWAGQTGTVCTARSARLNAQLWEVNEDYGARRWIVVKPLTFMNLSGQVVGELSRKNGIPADRILVAHDELDLSLGTVRLKFSGGLAGHNGLKSVAAHLGTRDFARIRLGIGRPEGSEAMADYVLRSFLPAEWELVAETLDIARDAVVHYCREGLTAATSRLHTR, translated from the coding sequence ATGACATATGACGGCCTGATAGTAGGTCTGGGCAATCCGGGTACAAAGTATGCCCGGACCCGGCACAATTTCGGTTTCATGCTCGCGGATCACCTCCTTGAGTACTGGGCCGGTCAGACCGGAACTGTCTGCACCGCCCGCAGCGCGCGTCTCAACGCGCAGCTTTGGGAGGTAAACGAGGATTACGGTGCCCGGCGCTGGATCGTCGTCAAGCCGCTGACCTTCATGAATCTGAGCGGTCAAGTGGTGGGAGAGCTTAGCAGAAAGAACGGAATCCCAGCGGATCGGATACTCGTCGCCCACGACGAGCTCGACCTGTCCTTGGGTACGGTTCGTCTCAAATTTTCCGGTGGACTGGCCGGTCACAATGGGCTCAAATCCGTGGCGGCGCATCTTGGCACCCGCGATTTCGCCCGGATACGTCTGGGTATCGGACGTCCGGAGGGCAGCGAGGCCATGGCCGATTACGTGCTGCGCTCCTTCCTGCCCGCCGAATGGGAGCTGGTCGCCGAGACCCTCGACATCGCGCGTGACGCGGTCGTGCATTATTGCCGAGAAGGTCTGACAGCGGCCACGAGCCGTCTTCATACCCGCTGA
- a CDS encoding DegQ family serine endoprotease: MKYAIRLLTIMFVFVASASMAAQLPDFTELAEKSGQAVVNISTVKIVKNQRNMQQFFRQGPQGQHPFGDFFDQFERFFGEQGQGVPREQRSLGSGFVFSADGYIVTNNHVIEGADSIKVNLQVDKNGDRSYDAEVIGTDKETDLALLKIKTDKPLPFLTFGDSDALRVGQWVMAIGNPFGLDHTVTAGIVSAKGRTIGAGPYDNFIQTDASINPGNSGGPLINMDGQVIGINTAIVASGQGIGFAIPSHLARQVIEQLKEHKIVKRGWLGVSIQDVDENSAKALGLDVARGALVSSVTAGDPAEKAGIKAGDVIVAVDGVPVADAGDLTRKIGDLLPGVKIDLSVWREGKTVKIPLILGERSAEKVAQGRPGAPGSQGEDVLGLSVRPVTEAEAKALELEQARGLLVVEVSEGSKAAQNDLSAGDVILEANGKAVNTVKALRAVIEGDGKEKGVVMLLIKRQGRNVFRTVPLP, encoded by the coding sequence ATGAAATATGCAATTCGACTCCTTACCATCATGTTCGTGTTTGTGGCCTCGGCCTCCATGGCCGCGCAGCTGCCGGATTTCACGGAGCTCGCGGAAAAGTCGGGCCAGGCGGTGGTCAACATCAGCACCGTCAAGATCGTCAAAAATCAGCGCAACATGCAGCAGTTTTTCCGGCAGGGGCCGCAGGGACAGCACCCGTTCGGAGATTTCTTCGACCAGTTCGAGCGCTTTTTCGGGGAGCAGGGACAAGGCGTTCCGCGCGAGCAGCGCTCGCTGGGATCGGGCTTTGTATTCTCCGCTGACGGGTACATAGTCACCAATAACCACGTCATCGAAGGCGCGGATTCCATCAAGGTCAACCTGCAGGTCGACAAGAACGGCGACCGTTCCTACGACGCCGAGGTCATCGGTACGGACAAGGAGACGGACCTGGCGCTTCTGAAGATCAAGACCGACAAGCCCTTGCCGTTTCTGACCTTCGGGGATTCCGACGCGCTCAGGGTCGGGCAGTGGGTCATGGCCATAGGCAACCCCTTCGGGCTTGACCACACCGTCACGGCCGGAATCGTCAGCGCCAAGGGTCGTACCATCGGCGCCGGTCCCTACGACAACTTCATCCAGACCGATGCCTCCATCAATCCCGGCAACAGCGGCGGACCGCTCATCAATATGGACGGCCAGGTCATCGGCATCAATACGGCCATAGTGGCTTCGGGGCAGGGCATCGGCTTTGCCATACCAAGTCATCTGGCCCGGCAGGTCATCGAGCAGCTCAAGGAACACAAGATCGTGAAGCGGGGCTGGCTCGGCGTGTCCATCCAGGACGTGGACGAGAATTCCGCCAAGGCCCTGGGACTTGATGTGGCGCGCGGCGCTCTCGTCTCTTCGGTTACCGCTGGAGACCCGGCGGAAAAGGCCGGAATAAAGGCCGGAGACGTGATTGTCGCCGTGGATGGCGTGCCCGTGGCCGACGCCGGCGATTTGACCCGCAAGATCGGTGATCTGCTGCCCGGCGTGAAGATCGACCTCTCGGTCTGGCGCGAGGGCAAGACCGTCAAGATTCCTCTGATTCTGGGCGAGCGCAGCGCGGAAAAGGTGGCCCAGGGAAGGCCCGGCGCTCCGGGCAGCCAGGGCGAGGATGTCCTTGGACTGAGCGTTAGGCCCGTGACCGAAGCCGAGGCCAAGGCGCTGGAACTTGAGCAGGCTCGGGGGCTTCTTGTCGTTGAGGTGAGCGAGGGTTCCAAGGCTGCGCAAAACGACTTGAGCGCCGGCGATGTGATCCTCGAAGCCAACGGCAAGGCCGTGAATACGGTCAAGGCATTGCGGGCCGTGATCGAGGGAGACGGCAAGGAAAAGGGCGTTGTCATGCTGCTGATCAAGCGTCAGGGACGCAACGTCTTCCGCACCGTGCCCTTGCCCTAG
- a CDS encoding 50S ribosomal protein L25 encodes MSEVASLQLTPREERGKGPCSRLRSNGLVPGVFYNSKGENISFTVDNLALGKAFEKVRYSKMIELQIEVDGQVQKRNALFKKLVKHPVKRRYDHVDFIGIELDKEVQVTIPVETVGRAKGVVLGGKLEILQERVMVRCLPTAIPDSVVVNVTELEIGGKVLVDQLVLPEGVKAVYERNFPVVAIQTARGAKAGEEEE; translated from the coding sequence ATGTCTGAAGTCGCAAGTTTGCAGTTAACGCCTCGTGAGGAAAGGGGAAAAGGCCCTTGCTCCCGTTTGCGTTCCAATGGTTTGGTTCCCGGCGTGTTCTACAACTCTAAGGGTGAAAATATCTCCTTTACCGTAGACAACCTGGCTTTGGGCAAGGCTTTCGAAAAGGTTCGCTACTCAAAGATGATTGAGCTGCAGATCGAAGTTGACGGTCAAGTGCAGAAGCGCAACGCCCTGTTCAAGAAGCTCGTGAAGCACCCGGTCAAGCGTCGCTATGACCACGTGGACTTCATTGGTATCGAGCTTGACAAGGAAGTGCAGGTCACCATCCCCGTCGAGACCGTCGGTCGCGCCAAGGGCGTCGTGCTGGGCGGCAAGCTGGAGATCCTGCAGGAACGTGTCATGGTGCGCTGTTTGCCGACCGCCATCCCCGATTCCGTTGTCGTCAACGTGACCGAACTTGAAATCGGTGGCAAGGTGCTTGTCGATCAGCTCGTTCTGCCCGAAGGGGTCAAGGCTGTTTACGAGCGCAACTTCCCCGTTGTCGCGATTCAGACCGCCCGTGGCGCCAAGGCCGGCGAAGAAGAAGAATAG
- a CDS encoding ribose-phosphate diphosphokinase, producing the protein MPRMGELKIVTGTANPALAARICDHLGCKLTHSLVDKFSDGEIRVEMGDNVRGDDVYVVQSTCAPVNHNLMELCLMLDALKRASAGRVTAVVPYFGYARQDRKVVPRAPISAKLVADFITVAGVDRVLTIDLHSGQIQGFFNKPVDNLYAAQVLLEYIRKLGDNLIIVSPDAGGTERARAYAKRLGVGLAIVDKRREGPNKAHAMQLIGDVKGKIAVVLDDMIDTAGTMTEAGNMLAENGAEDVVACASHAVLSGPAVERLNNSAFSQVIVTDTIPLNAQALSSDKFKVISVGSLIAKAIHNIHSESSVSVLFS; encoded by the coding sequence ATGCCACGCATGGGCGAGCTGAAAATCGTCACGGGAACCGCCAATCCGGCTTTGGCTGCCCGCATTTGTGATCATCTGGGCTGCAAGTTGACCCATTCTCTGGTCGACAAGTTCAGCGACGGAGAGATCCGCGTCGAAATGGGCGACAACGTTCGGGGTGACGACGTGTATGTGGTGCAATCCACCTGCGCTCCAGTCAACCATAACTTGATGGAACTCTGCCTGATGCTCGACGCCCTGAAGCGCGCCAGCGCGGGCCGGGTCACGGCGGTGGTGCCATATTTCGGCTACGCCCGTCAGGACCGAAAAGTCGTGCCCCGTGCGCCGATCAGCGCCAAGCTGGTGGCTGACTTCATCACGGTGGCCGGCGTGGACCGCGTTCTGACCATCGACCTGCATTCCGGGCAGATCCAGGGTTTCTTCAACAAGCCCGTGGACAACCTCTATGCGGCTCAGGTTCTGCTTGAATATATACGTAAGCTCGGCGATAATCTGATTATCGTTTCGCCCGATGCGGGTGGCACGGAGCGGGCCAGAGCCTATGCCAAGCGGCTTGGTGTCGGGCTGGCCATCGTGGACAAGCGTCGCGAAGGACCGAACAAGGCCCATGCCATGCAGCTCATCGGCGACGTCAAGGGCAAGATTGCCGTTGTTCTTGATGACATGATCGACACTGCCGGCACCATGACCGAGGCCGGAAACATGCTGGCCGAAAACGGTGCCGAGGATGTCGTTGCCTGCGCTTCCCACGCGGTCCTGTCAGGGCCTGCCGTGGAGCGTCTGAACAACTCGGCATTTTCGCAGGTCATCGTGACCGACACCATACCGCTCAATGCCCAGGCTCTGAGCAGTGACAAGTTCAAGGTAATTTCCGTTGGCAGTCTTATTGCCAAGGCTATACATAATATCCATTCTGAATCTTCCGTCAGTGTTCTGTTCAGCTGA
- a CDS encoding CarD family transcriptional regulator — protein MFSVDELVVYPAQGVGKVERIETQEIGGVATELIIVRILSNNVTLMVPVKNARNVGLRGVYSPEQAEEIRVYLQDRSDFTGYSGQNWNRRYREYSEKLKSSDLRDVAYVLKELILIGKDKELSFGERRLLEQAMGLISLELSFALKQDQAEVKKSIEDLFADILHAKDAESEAEVD, from the coding sequence GTGTTTTCAGTTGATGAACTTGTCGTCTATCCCGCTCAGGGGGTCGGTAAGGTCGAAAGGATTGAGACCCAGGAGATCGGCGGCGTTGCCACTGAACTGATCATCGTGCGTATATTGAGCAATAACGTCACCTTGATGGTCCCTGTGAAGAACGCCCGAAATGTCGGACTGCGTGGTGTCTATTCTCCTGAGCAGGCGGAGGAGATTCGCGTCTACCTCCAGGACAGGAGCGACTTTACAGGCTATTCCGGCCAGAACTGGAATCGCCGCTATCGCGAATATTCCGAAAAACTCAAAAGCAGCGATTTGCGCGATGTCGCATATGTGCTGAAAGAACTCATCCTCATCGGCAAGGACAAGGAACTGTCCTTCGGAGAGCGGCGTTTGCTGGAGCAGGCCATGGGCCTGATCTCTCTTGAACTCTCGTTTGCCTTGAAGCAGGATCAGGCTGAAGTGAAGAAGTCCATTGAAGACTTGTTTGCCGACATTCTCCATGCCAAGGACGCAGAAAGCGAGGCCGAGGTTGATTAG
- the ispE gene encoding 4-(cytidine 5'-diphospho)-2-C-methyl-D-erythritol kinase yields the protein MSTVWKLRAGCKVNLYLDIVGVREDGYHEIESLFYPLPAPCDILDVHLSDGQGLRLSCTASDLGTEENILSRAYQRFAETTGFAPGVSVHLHKNIPMGAGLGGGSSDAAAFLSWLNARAGDHALARGDLAGLALTLGADVPFFLGNAPAWVTGIGEKLEPVACDLADYTLLVVCPAVHVNTRWAYRRWDEMRANGSVRPRKELTPENSPIMSLCFTKPPKLWNGFEEVVFHEFPALYEVKKQILNHFPDACVMSGSGSSFVALFSSVECANRCAGAMRAMGHACHASRSGEPLGLNS from the coding sequence ATGAGCACGGTCTGGAAGCTTCGGGCAGGTTGCAAGGTCAACCTCTATCTGGACATCGTCGGGGTGCGGGAAGACGGCTATCATGAGATTGAGAGCCTCTTTTACCCGCTCCCCGCGCCTTGCGACATTCTGGACGTGCACCTGTCTGACGGGCAGGGCCTGCGCCTGTCCTGCACCGCTTCGGATCTCGGCACCGAAGAGAACATCCTGTCCAGGGCGTACCAGAGGTTTGCCGAGACGACAGGTTTTGCTCCGGGCGTGTCGGTGCATCTGCACAAGAACATTCCCATGGGTGCAGGCCTGGGAGGCGGCAGCAGCGATGCGGCCGCCTTTCTTTCCTGGCTCAACGCGCGGGCCGGTGACCACGCCCTGGCCAGGGGTGATTTGGCCGGACTGGCCCTGACGCTGGGGGCCGACGTGCCCTTTTTTCTGGGCAACGCACCAGCCTGGGTCACAGGGATTGGCGAGAAGCTCGAACCGGTGGCCTGCGATCTGGCCGACTACACGCTGCTGGTGGTCTGTCCCGCCGTACACGTCAACACCAGATGGGCCTACAGGCGATGGGACGAGATGCGCGCAAACGGAAGCGTGCGCCCAAGAAAAGAGTTGACACCCGAAAACAGCCCTATTATGAGTCTTTGCTTCACGAAACCGCCCAAGCTTTGGAATGGATTTGAAGAAGTCGTTTTTCATGAATTTCCAGCGCTTTACGAGGTCAAAAAGCAAATACTGAATCACTTTCCGGACGCATGCGTCATGAGTGGAAGCGGTTCAAGTTTTGTGGCTCTTTTTTCTTCCGTGGAGTGTGCGAACCGATGTGCCGGCGCCATGCGGGCCATGGGGCACGCATGCCACGCAAGCAGGTCCGGTGAACCTCTGGGTTTGAATTCGTGA
- a CDS encoding YheT family hydrolase: protein MRLARAFPFSSGHVQTLFPPLFRPMADACYERERLETSDGDFVDLDWSRGEGSRSLVFIMHGLEGHSRRKYVLGMVKAARERGLDAVAMNFRGCSGEPNRKVSMYHSGWTRDLHEALLMIEALGRYNCVHLVGFSLGGNVILKYLGEDPSIIPEFVRSAVAISVPCDLEDSARALARPQCAFYTRYLLDQLRKKIIEKGRLFPGALDLKGVETLRTFRQFDDRFTAPLHGFRDALDYWRRSSSRQYLTGIDRRTCIINATNDPFLGPRCYPAEEARANDRLTLLTPPTGGHVGFVGSGWGGMYWSEWMAMRFLLEPGASQVQK from the coding sequence GTGCGGCTGGCGAGAGCCTTTCCCTTCTCCTCGGGGCATGTCCAGACGCTTTTCCCGCCGTTGTTCCGCCCCATGGCGGACGCGTGCTACGAGCGGGAGCGTCTTGAGACCTCGGACGGAGACTTCGTGGACCTGGACTGGTCCCGGGGGGAGGGGAGCCGCAGTCTTGTTTTCATCATGCATGGCCTTGAAGGGCACTCCAGGCGCAAATACGTGCTGGGCATGGTCAAGGCCGCGCGGGAGCGCGGGCTTGACGCCGTGGCCATGAACTTCAGGGGGTGCAGCGGGGAGCCGAACCGCAAGGTCTCCATGTATCATTCGGGCTGGACCCGCGACCTGCACGAGGCCCTGCTCATGATCGAGGCCCTGGGTCGCTACAACTGCGTGCACCTGGTCGGATTCAGCCTTGGCGGAAACGTCATTCTCAAGTATCTTGGAGAGGACCCATCCATCATTCCGGAGTTCGTGCGCTCGGCCGTGGCCATTTCCGTGCCCTGCGATCTGGAGGATTCTGCCCGGGCCCTGGCCCGTCCGCAGTGCGCCTTCTACACTCGCTACCTGCTTGACCAGCTGCGAAAGAAGATTATCGAGAAGGGTCGGCTTTTTCCGGGAGCCCTCGACCTGAAAGGCGTGGAGACGCTGCGCACCTTTCGCCAGTTTGACGACCGTTTCACGGCCCCGCTGCATGGTTTCCGCGATGCGCTCGACTACTGGCGACGCTCCAGCTCTCGGCAGTACCTGACCGGGATCGACCGGCGGACATGTATCATCAACGCCACCAACGATCCTTTTCTGGGGCCGCGCTGCTATCCCGCCGAAGAGGCCCGCGCCAACGATCGCCTGACCCTGCTCACGCCCCCGACCGGCGGTCATGTGGGTTTCGTGGGCTCGGGCTGGGGCGGGATGTACTGGTCGGAGTGGATGGCCATGCGCTTCCTGCTGGAGCCGGGCGCTTCGCAAGTGCAGAAATGA
- the rho gene encoding transcription termination factor Rho, with protein sequence MNLSELKTKSMSELMDIAGEYQIENMSGLRKQELIFALLQACASQNGSIFGEGVLEILPDGFGFLRSPMYSYMPGPDDIYVSPSQIRRFGLRTGDVISGQIRPPKEGERYFALLRVKEICFREPEEAKRIVLFDNLTPIYPDEQFRLENGDKNYSARILDLMTPIGKGQRALIVAPPRTGKTMLMQAIANSISVNHPDAYLIVLLIDERPEEVTDMERTVRAEVISSTFDEPPQRHVQVAEMVLEKAKRLVERKVDVVVLLDSITRLGRAYNATTPSSGRVLSGGLDANALQRPKRFFGAARNIEEGGSLTIISTALVDTGSRMDEVIFEEFKGTGNCDIYLDRHLSDKRVFPAIDLNRSGTRKEELLLAPDVLNKVWILRRIMASMNSVDSMDFLLDKMRGTKSNKDFLDMMNS encoded by the coding sequence ATGAATCTTTCTGAGTTGAAAACCAAGTCCATGTCCGAACTTATGGACATTGCCGGCGAGTATCAGATTGAAAATATGAGCGGTCTGCGTAAGCAGGAGCTTATTTTCGCCCTGCTTCAGGCCTGCGCTTCCCAAAACGGTTCCATTTTCGGCGAAGGCGTGCTTGAAATCCTGCCCGACGGATTTGGTTTTCTGCGCTCGCCCATGTACAGCTACATGCCGGGCCCTGACGATATTTACGTTTCGCCTTCGCAGATCAGGCGCTTCGGATTGCGCACCGGCGATGTCATTTCCGGGCAGATCCGTCCGCCCAAGGAAGGGGAGCGCTACTTCGCGCTGCTGCGGGTCAAGGAGATCTGTTTCCGCGAACCCGAAGAAGCCAAGCGCATCGTTCTTTTCGACAACCTCACCCCCATCTATCCCGACGAGCAGTTCCGCCTGGAAAACGGCGACAAAAACTACTCCGCCCGCATCCTCGATCTCATGACTCCCATCGGCAAAGGCCAGCGCGCTCTCATCGTGGCCCCGCCTCGTACCGGCAAGACCATGCTCATGCAGGCCATCGCCAACTCCATCAGCGTCAACCATCCCGATGCCTACCTCATCGTCCTTTTGATCGACGAGCGGCCCGAGGAAGTCACGGACATGGAGCGCACGGTCAGGGCCGAGGTCATCAGTTCAACCTTTGACGAGCCGCCGCAACGGCACGTGCAGGTGGCCGAGATGGTGCTCGAAAAGGCCAAGCGTCTTGTCGAGCGCAAGGTCGACGTGGTGGTCCTGCTTGATTCCATCACCCGTCTGGGCCGGGCCTACAACGCGACCACGCCGTCCTCGGGACGCGTTCTGTCCGGCGGCCTTGACGCCAACGCCCTGCAACGGCCCAAGCGCTTTTTCGGCGCGGCCCGCAACATCGAGGAGGGCGGCAGCCTGACCATCATCTCCACCGCTCTTGTCGACACCGGTTCGCGCATGGACGAGGTCATCTTCGAGGAATTCAAGGGCACGGGCAACTGTGATATTTATCTTGATCGCCATCTTTCCGACAAGCGCGTCTTCCCGGCCATCGATCTCAACCGTTCCGGCACCCGCAAGGAAGAGCTCCTGCTTGCCCCCGATGTCCTGAACAAGGTCTGGATCCTGCGTCGCATCATGGCCTCCATGAATTCCGTGGACAGCATGGATTTCCTGCTGGACAAAATGCGCGGAACCAAGAGCAACAAAGATTT